In Planococcus sp. MB-3u-03, the DNA window GATCGGTGCCGGATGCATGATGATGGCGTCTTTCTTCATTTTGCGCTCTCGTGCTTCTGTCAACCCGAACTCAATATGATAGCGTTCTTTGGAAAAAAGAGCGGAGACGGCGTGCCGTTCATGTTGCACGCGGAGCATCATGACGACGTCGGTTTCGTCGATCAAGGCATCTAAATCATCGCTTGTGTCGTACTCGCCGCTCCATTCCTCCGGGCATACGAAGCTGACTTTTGCACCGAGTTGTTTCAGTGCGGCTGCATTCGATTTGGCGACACGGCTATGGGCGATATCCCCGACGATCGTTACGTGGATGCCGTCGATGCGCCCGAACTCTTGGTGGATCGTGTACAAATCGAGCAATGATTGCGTCGGGTGCTGGCCCGAGCCGTCGCCGCCGTTGATGACGGCTACCTTACAGCCTGCTAGCTGCTGGTAATACTCTTCTTCCTCGTGGCGGATGATGACCGCTTTGACGCCGATTGCTTCCATCGTTTTCACCGTGTCATAGAGCGTTTCACCTTTTAGAATACTGGAAAAGGCCGTTTCGAATGGCAATACGGATAGCCCAAGCCGATGTTCAGCCATCTCGAAGCTCATCTTCGTCCGTGTGCTTGGTTCAAAGAATAAATTGACGACTGCCCCGTCGAGTGAGGCCTTTTCGCCACTTTCAAACTGCTCGGCACGCTTCAGCAAGTTCATGATTTTGTCGTTTTCAAGATTGTTCATCGTTAACAGATTCGGCAATTTGCTCACGCCCTTTCGTTGACTGTACAAAAAAACACCTTCCCAGGGGCAGGAAGGTGTAAGGAAATAAGGGTAGACTGCACCCCTATCCATAACCCTTTCCATGCCTCTCTGGACATTCCTTAAAAGGTAAGTTTATTCAGTTCCATCATCCAACTCCTGTTTATCAAGCCCAGGGAGGATCATGTTCAGTATCACACCGACGATAGCGGCCAGCGCCATTCCTTCGATCGCGAACGATTCACTGAACTCGAGTTTCGCACCGCCGATCCCGATGACCAGGATGACCGACGAGATGACCAAGTTGCGGTTGTTGCCGAAGTCGATGCCGTTATCGACAAGCATTCGCAGTCCCGATGAGGCGATGATGCCGAACAACAAGATCGAGATGCCTCCGAGCACCGCTGTCGGGATGGTGTCGATGACCGCCATCAGTTTTCCGAAGAAGGAGAACAGGATCGCGAACACTGCCGCGCCGATGATGACATAGACGCTGAACACTTTCGTGATGGCAAGTACGCCGATGTTCTCGCCGTAAGTGGTTTTCGGCGGCCCCCCGACAAGCGAGGAGATGAACGTCCCGATGCCGTCGCCCAAAATCGAGCGGTGAAGTCCCGGGTCTTTTATGTAATTGCGGTCGACGATCTTCCCGAGGACAAGCTGATGCCCAATATGCTCAGAGATCGTGACAATGGCGATCGGCACCATGACGAACAGCAGTGTCGGCGTCACTTGGAAAGAATAATCGACGCCCGGCACCAGGAATTCCGGTACTTGGAACCAGTTCGCAGCAGCTACCGGGCTGAAGTCGATGATGCCGATCAGTGCCGAGTAGACGTAACCGGCGATGATGCCGATCAGGATCGGCATGAGCGAGATGATGTTCTTGAAGTAAATATTGCAGATGATGGCGGTAGCGAGCGTAACCAAAGCGGCTGAGAAATGCAGCAGGCTGTACTCAGAGCCGCCGTCTGCCGTCGGGATGTTCATGGCCATGTCGACCGCTGTGCCGGACAGAGCCAGCCCGATGACGATGATGACCGGGCCGACGACAATCGGCGGCAGCAGTTTCATGAGCCATTTGTAGCCGGTCTTCCAAATGACTAGCGCGACGATCGCGTAGACGAGCGAGACGAACATCGCGCCGATCATCGCTGAGCCGATGCCCCCTGTTTCCGTCGCGATCTGTATCGGGACGATAAAGGCGAATGAAGACCCGAGGTAAGCCGGAACTTTGAATTGGGTGATGAGGACGAAGATGATGGTGGCGATGCCGCTCGTCAATAGCGCGATCGCGGGGCTCAAGCCAACTAGCTGCGGCACAAGTATTGTTGCGCCGAACATGGCGAACATGTGCTGCAGGCTAAGGGAAATCCATTGCCCCGTTTTTGGTTTATCGTGTATGTCTAGAATGGCATTGCTCAAGCTGTTTCTCCCCTGTCTCTATAGTAATTCTTAATCGTTGATGGTGACGCGGTCGGTGCTGTCGCTTTCTGTCATTTCCACGACGATCCGTTCTTCGCTCGATGTCGGGATGTTTTTTCCGACATAATCGGAGCGGATCGGCAACTCCCGGTGTCCCCGGTCGATCAATACGGCGAGCTGTATTTGTGCCGGCCGGCCGAGGTCCATGACCGCGTCCATTGCGGCGCGGACTGTACGGCCCGTATAAAGCACATCATCGACCAGGATGACTTTCTGGTCTTTAATGCTATGCTCGATATCGACTTGCTGGACAAGCGGTTCCTGGCCCGGATTTTTCTGGCTTAAATCATCCCGGTAAAGCGTGATATCCAGTTCGCCTGTCAGAATGGGCTTGCCTTCGATTTGTTCGATTTTCTCCGCCAAACGCTTGGCGATGAATGCGCCCCTTGTTTTGATGCCGACTAAGATGCATCCGTCGATCCCTTTATTGCGCTCGATGATTTCGTGAGCGATCCGTGTAATCGCGCGTCCGATTGCCTTATCATCGAGAATGACCGCTTTTTCTGCCATGTGTTTCACTCCTTTATGATTGCATCGAAATTTCTGCATGAAAAAACCCTCCGCCGAAGAGGCGAAGGGTGCATAAGCGCAGAAAAAAACCTTCCGGAAGACACACTTCCGGCTTTGCGAATATCCCTTTTCAGCCTCTCTGGACTGTTCTTAAAGGTGATGCGTATTCAGTTGACTGGTCTAAGTATAAAGAACAGCCATTTCGTTTGTCAAGCCCCCTTAGCGGAGAGTCTCGAGAAGTTCCTCGAATTCTGTCGGCAAAGCCGACGAGAACTCCAGGTATTCCTTCGTCCGTGGATGGATAAAACCGATGACGGCTGCATGCAAGGCCTGGCCGCCGATATCCATCGTTTTTCTCGGTCCGTATTTCGGGTCGCCGACAAGCGGGAAGCCGATATAACGCATATGGACACGGATTTGGTGCGTGCGGCCGGTTTCAAGTCGGCATTCCACCAACGTGAAATCGCCGAAACGCTCAAGCACGGTGAAATGAGTTACTGCGTGCTTGCCTTTATCGACCACAGCCATCTTCTGGCGCTCTTTCGGGTCTCTCGCGATTGGTGCATCAATGGTGCCTTTGTCGTGGGCGATATGCCCGTGGACAAGTGCGATGTATTTGCGCGTCACCGATTTTTCGACCAATTGATCCACTAAAGATGCATGTGCGAGGTCGTTTTTTGCGACCATCAATAAGCCAGACGTATCTTTATCGATGCGGTGGACAATGCCTGGGCGCACGATGCCATTGATGCCCGAAAGATCGGTGCAATGGTACATGAGGCCGTTGACGAGCGTCCCGCTCGCATGTCCTGGCGCCGGGTGGACGACCATGCCTTTCGGTTTGTTGACGACGAGCACGTCTTCATCTTCATAGACGATATCGAGGTTCAAATTTTCCGGTTCTGCATCCAATTCTTCCAGCAGCGGCGGCGTGATGAGGATCTCATCTTCCAGGCGCACTTTATAATTCGGCTTCACCGTTTCACCATTTACTTTGATATGGCCATCTTTGACCCAATTGCTGATCTGTGAACGCGACCATTCCTCATCGACGGCAGAAATCACTTTGTCAATACGTTCGCCTTTTTGTTCTTCTGTAATGTTTATCGTCAGTTCTTCCATTAAGACACCTTTTTCTTTTGTTGTTTTTCATCCATGATCACGTAAATGACCATTAAGACGACACCAATGGTCAATGCAGCATCCGCTACATTGAAGATCGGAAAATCATAATTGATTACTGGAATCAGCACATCGACAAAATCGACGACTTCACCGCGGTACATCCGGTCGATAAAATTACCGATTGCGCCTCCTAATAGCACCATCAGTGCCAATTGAAACAGCGGCTGCCCTCCGGCATGCTTATGGAAATAATAAAGAATCGCCACGATCACCACGACAGTGATGATGGCAAACAGCCACATCTGCCCTTCCAGCATCCCCCACGCCGCGCCGCGATTGCGGTGGGAAAGCCATCCCAGATACGGTTCGAGCACAGGAATCCGTTCCCCGAGCTCCATATTTTTGACGACCAGCCATTTGGTCCATTGATCCAACGCAATAATAAGTAGAGCAATCCCATAATAAATCACTTGTATTTCCTCCGTCATTCATCAGTCTATTCATTTTAACACAGAGCGGGCGAAAAAAGAAAAAAGTCCGAAAACCGGATAACCGGCTTTCGGACCGTTCAAACTCAAGCGTATTCGATTTCAACGACTTCCGCACAACGTGGGCAAAGCTCAGGATGTGCTTCTGATTCGCCGACGTGCTTGGAGATCGTCCAGCAGCGGCCGCATTTCTCGCCTTCCGCTTTTTCGACGACGACTGATACTTCATCAAGTGAAAGTGCGTTTTCCGGCGCTTGCTCTCTCGCTCCACCGAATTCATATTCGGAAACGATGAACAATTGCGCGAGATTCGAATCGATCGCTGGCAATAAGTTCGCCAGTTCTTCGCTGGCAAAGACCGTTACTTTCGCTTCCAGCGATTTTCCGATCGTTTTCGCCGCACGTGCTTCTTCAAGTGCTTTCAGGACATCGTCGCGGACGTCCATGAAACGGCTCCATTTCGCTTCAAGATCCTTGAATTCAGGACGTTCCACTGCTTCTGGGAAGTCCGTCAACTGGACGCTTTCTTCAGAAGCGGATTCCAGATACGACCACATTTCATCCGCCGTATGCGGCAGGATCGGTGAAGCAAGCTTAACGAGTGCCATCAAGCTGTCGAACATGACTGTCTGCATGGCACGGCGGTGTGGATGGTCGGCGCGTTCGATATAGACGACGTCTTTTGCGACATCGAGATAGAACGAGCTGAGGTCATTGGCACAATAGCCGTTCAATGCGTGATAGACAGAAGAGAATTCATATTTCTCGTAGCCTTTTGTGGCCGTATCGATCAATTTGTTCAATTTCATGAC includes these proteins:
- a CDS encoding aspartate carbamoyltransferase catalytic subunit gives rise to the protein MPNLLTMNNLENDKIMNLLKRAEQFESGEKASLDGAVVNLFFEPSTRTKMSFEMAEHRLGLSVLPFETAFSSILKGETLYDTVKTMEAIGVKAVIIRHEEEEYYQQLAGCKVAVINGGDGSGQHPTQSLLDLYTIHQEFGRIDGIHVTIVGDIAHSRVAKSNAAALKQLGAKVSFVCPEEWSGEYDTSDDLDALIDETDVVMMLRVQHERHAVSALFSKERYHIEFGLTEARERKMKKDAIIMHPAPINRGVEIADSLVECKRSRIFKQMENGVFVRMAVLEYAMKGRE
- a CDS encoding solute carrier family 23 protein; amino-acid sequence: MSNAILDIHDKPKTGQWISLSLQHMFAMFGATILVPQLVGLSPAIALLTSGIATIIFVLITQFKVPAYLGSSFAFIVPIQIATETGGIGSAMIGAMFVSLVYAIVALVIWKTGYKWLMKLLPPIVVGPVIIVIGLALSGTAVDMAMNIPTADGGSEYSLLHFSAALVTLATAIICNIYFKNIISLMPILIGIIAGYVYSALIGIIDFSPVAAANWFQVPEFLVPGVDYSFQVTPTLLFVMVPIAIVTISEHIGHQLVLGKIVDRNYIKDPGLHRSILGDGIGTFISSLVGGPPKTTYGENIGVLAITKVFSVYVIIGAAVFAILFSFFGKLMAVIDTIPTAVLGGISILLFGIIASSGLRMLVDNGIDFGNNRNLVISSVILVIGIGGAKLEFSESFAIEGMALAAIVGVILNMILPGLDKQELDDGTE
- the pyrR gene encoding bifunctional pyr operon transcriptional regulator/uracil phosphoribosyltransferase PyrR, with the translated sequence MAEKAVILDDKAIGRAITRIAHEIIERNKGIDGCILVGIKTRGAFIAKRLAEKIEQIEGKPILTGELDITLYRDDLSQKNPGQEPLVQQVDIEHSIKDQKVILVDDVLYTGRTVRAAMDAVMDLGRPAQIQLAVLIDRGHRELPIRSDYVGKNIPTSSEERIVVEMTESDSTDRVTIND
- a CDS encoding RluA family pseudouridine synthase; the protein is MEELTINITEEQKGERIDKVISAVDEEWSRSQISNWVKDGHIKVNGETVKPNYKVRLEDEILITPPLLEELDAEPENLNLDIVYEDEDVLVVNKPKGMVVHPAPGHASGTLVNGLMYHCTDLSGINGIVRPGIVHRIDKDTSGLLMVAKNDLAHASLVDQLVEKSVTRKYIALVHGHIAHDKGTIDAPIARDPKERQKMAVVDKGKHAVTHFTVLERFGDFTLVECRLETGRTHQIRVHMRYIGFPLVGDPKYGPRKTMDIGGQALHAAVIGFIHPRTKEYLEFSSALPTEFEELLETLR
- the lspA gene encoding signal peptidase II translates to MIYYGIALLIIALDQWTKWLVVKNMELGERIPVLEPYLGWLSHRNRGAAWGMLEGQMWLFAIITVVVIVAILYYFHKHAGGQPLFQLALMVLLGGAIGNFIDRMYRGEVVDFVDVLIPVINYDFPIFNVADAALTIGVVLMVIYVIMDEKQQKKKVS